GGTCACGTCTCACAGTCTGGCAATACAGAGGCTAACGCAGGTCGTGTGTGAGCTCCTAACTGATGTGTGGGGGGCATGGTAGGGATacggggtttcatagattcatagatgctagggtcagaagggacctcaatagatcatcgagtccgaccccctgcataggcaggaaagagtgctgggtctagatgaccccagctagatgcctatctaacctcctcttgaagatccccagggtaggggagagcaccacctcccttgggagcccgttccggaccttggccactcgaactgtgaagaagttcttcctaatgtccagtctaaatctgctctctgctagcttttggCCGTTATTtgttgtaacccccgggggcgccttggtgagtaaagcctcaccaattcccttctgtgcccccgtgatgaacttataggcagccacaaggtcgcctctcaaccttctcttgtggaggctgaagaggtccaggtgccgcagtctctcctcatagggcttggtccttaacgcccttaaccatacgagtggcccttctgtggatcctctccaggttatccgcatccttcttgaagtgcggtgcccagaactacacgcagtactccaactgcggtctgaccagcgcccgatagaggggaagtatcacctccttggatctgtttgtcatgcatctgctgacgcacgataaagtgccattggcttttctgatggcttcgtcacactgccggctcatgttcatcttggagtccactaggactccaagatccctttccacctccgtgccacccagcaggtcattccctaggctgtaggtgtgctggacatttttcctccctaggtgcagcactttgcatttctccttgttgaactgcatcctgttgttttctgaccatttgtccaacctgtccaggtctgcttgcagctgttccctgccctccggcgtgtccacttctccccaaacAGTTGTTACTGTCTGCAGCACAAGCCCCCCTTGGATCTCTCCTTGATACCAGGCTAGGCCGTATTGCCCTTGCTGGCTGGGACACTGTTCTCCCTCCCATAGAAAGCCCCATGCACAAGGCTGCAACCTCATTATAAGTGGCCACTGGAGCTGGGAGTGATGAAGGAGTCCGGGGCAGTTAATTATTGCCCTGTTGTTAGGGAGGGTGCCCCGACCCCAGCACAGAGGAGAGGGGATGACTGAGCTGCGGCTCTGCCACTGGGGACTTTCTCCACGTTCCCGGCACATGAATGACTccaaagctgcccctgccacaggtgcacaggtgcccaggggaGTTGGGATCCTGGGGCAGTATGAGCCCTAGAGCTCAGGCTCTCGGGGAGCTGGGAACAAGCCCAGGGGCAGCCTGGGGAACGGCGGAGATGTCCGTCCAGTCCCTTTTGCTCCCCGCAGCCTTCAGGGAGCAACCTGGAATCAGGTGTTTGTTTGTTCAGGCCCGGCCAGAAACACAGACTCTTGTTATCATTGCCCGTTGCCCCCAGATCCCGGCTGACCTCGGCCCCACTCCTGACGGGGGGAGGTGCTCGGTTTTCACCAATTGGCGAGGCTGAGCCCTACGGTCCAACCAGCCAGGACCTGACGTGACCCACCCGGCCTCCCAGCTGCACAAGGCTCCATGGACTGGTAGGATTCCTCATCGTGTTTGTCTGAAGAGCAGCTGAACGGGAGCCGCGACTGGGTGCTGGTCAGTGCCTTGAGCAGTCAGTGCCccatggggatggggacagagctggggccGTCCGGAGGACTGTGGACACATGGGACATCCAAGGCACTGCACCCGTCACCAGCTACACCGGCCTCTCTAGGGAAGAGATTAGcaccccccagcctgcctgggctcctACTGCCCTGTCAGTGCAAAAATGGGGTCCGACACCCCCTTTGTgatctgtgtgtgcgtgcatacacacatgtgcatgtgcatgttgcCCATGCAACCAAGGGACAAAGCAGGCTCCACAGGGGCCCTGCATCACAGGCCAGGTCTGGGTCTCTAACGAGGGTGCAGCCGGGCCTGCCTTGCTGGCACTGGTGCTTGGCCAGCTTCGCTCGGCCCAGGAGCAGGTGTCAGGTGTGCttctgctcagctccccctgggCACCAGGGTAGTGAGCTTCACACTACCAAAGGCCTGAGGAGCCCACGGGCACGTGCGggtgcccagctccatgctgggtGGGTTCCTGCCCAGACACAGACACGCCTGCTCTGGCCACGTCTGCAGGCTGCTCGCTTGCAGCACACGGGGAGCGTCACTGGAGGGACTGGGCTCTGCCTTGTGGGTACAAGAAGGAGTTTTTGCTGACAGCAGCCAGGAGTCAGAAGTGGCTCCTGCTTCAAGTGACTTTGTTCCCCAACAGAAGGTGCCCGTGAGGGTGTGGCTGGTGGTCCTCTTGGCACTGTATGTCCCGTgcaggtggcactgggagcagccggTGGTCAGGAACCTGCCAGACAAACACGTCTTCATCATGGGCTGCGACACCCTGAGCCGGGCCGTGGGGGAGGTCCGGGACCAGTCCCTGCTGCCGTGATGGTGCAAGGGCTGAGCTCTGGTGGAGGGTCGCAGAAGGTAGCAGGTCATACCTTGGAGCACAGAACCCAGCTTTTCaagagggggctgtggggaggtaGTCGTGGGGGTCCTTGTCACTCACTGCTGGCAGGAGAAGGTGTTGGAAAGAGCCTGGCAGGCTGTACACTGGCATTGGTCTTGTGTGCAGGCAGAAGCCTCTTCTGGGTCTTGCTCAATTATTCACCTTCCAGGGACATGCAGAAGCCGGTGCGGGGTTGTAGCCACGAGGGTTAGACAGGCGCTGTTCTGGGTGTAATGAACAGATAAAACCAACGGGTGAAAGACCCGAGCCCGGTGACTATAGGGGACACCTGCGTTTTCTCTGGACGACACGGTGCAAGGACTTAAAGCGCTGGCCCCTTCCCAACACAGGGGGTACAAGGCCCAAATCCCAGGCACTCGGTGGGGAAGGCCACATTGTTTTTGGATGGTTTggtgctggcaggctgggagacGGGGTGTCTAGATGCTTGACCTCAGGGGTGCAGGACAGCAGGGTCCTTTGGACCTTCAGGGCgcgggggatggggacaggagggGAGCTGAGCCCAGGCCGCACAGAGCAATTCCTTCCCGTCCCCCGCAGCCAGGGACACGCACAAAAAGTGGGGATGTCACTTGACTACAAGTCACTGCAGGTAATAAAAGCCTGGGTCAGGATGctgtgatgggcaagtttgtttttaccctgaaataaaatagttttctgtagtatactgttaagttaacaataatttaaattattaaatagtattagctttgtagctaaacacaaggcatgacctgtggccaagcaatgttgctgaccacaagacagaataatagctaagccagccattttcttatgtcaagtgccttaaccattttgttagaaaaaagcagaaattaagtctgtgtactgggtaccagctgcagctaggagtaAAATAAGATAAGGgggggggcccagagggaagaagatgGTACAGCAGAGTACACGATGGCGCTTTGTGCCCTACATCCCTACGATCTGTGACCTTGAGCCCATTGCTGGGTCTGGCGGAGCACAAGTCGGGCAACACGGCGGAGATGGCAGCAGGGACTTGGAGCACAACCGGCTCCCGGTTCCATTGCAGACAGAAGCTTTGAACCTTGAACTCACCCTCACTCCTGCCAGCTCCACCCTCCGCGACCTTCGTCCCAGCACAGCCGAGGGCAGTCGTTAGCCCCTTGCCGCTCAGTGGGTCACAGAGCAGGACAGCCGGACAGGACAGATATCTGCGCCGTGTGAGGACCTCGAGTGCAGGTAGGATTCCCTGCCGCGGTTGTCTGGGAGTGCCTGAAGAGGAGCCCTGGCTGGGTCCTGGTGGGTGCCTTGAaatggggacagagcaggggctaCGGGCACAGGGACATCCAAGGCATGGTGCCACtcaccacctgctcctgcctccctgaggGTGAGGTCAGCCCTTGCCAGcctctccaggctgctgcccccccaccccgccagggCAAAGAGGGGGTTCCAACACCCCCTGTGCAATCCATGCacgtgtgcatgcctgtgtgtgcatgttgcTCGCCCATTTAGCCAAGGGTTAAAGCAGACTTCACATCGCAGAGCAAACACAGCCTCCCTAGAAGCACTGAATTACGGGCTGGGTCTGGTTCTCTCTGTGCGTTCTCAGTGCAAGCTCAGCTGGGCCCCGGGGGCTTTCTCTTGGTGGTGGCACATGGCCAGCTTTGTTCTGCCCAGGGGCACGGAGAAGTGCGGCTCCGCTCAGTCCCCCGCCAGGCACCAGGGCTCTGGCTCTTGGGCTTCATGTGACCCAAGCCCTTAGGAGTTCGCGGGCGCGTGggtccccagctctgtgctgggtaGTTTCGGTGGCTTGGACATGGTAAACGTGGTGAACAGCATGTCAGAGACCTTGAATTTCAGTCCCCCAAAATGGCAGGAACCTGATTTGACAAATGCCAAATGGGTCCTGCCCAAACAGCCTCTCTGTCCACAAAGAACCGCTGGGGAAGGGGACGTCTTGTTCTAGGTTAGAAGATGTATCTGTTCATAGGATGACCCTGGGCTGAAAGTGTTACAAGCACCTGCTTGTGGCATGCCGTTCGACACCTCCTGTGACTCACCcaagagctggctgcatcttggtTGAGGTTTTGCATCTCCCAGAAGCCTGGAAATGGGGAGATCAGTcacagaggggggaaaaatcaaCCAAAAATGAGTATTTCTTGGTGTGTAGCCAGAAGCCACTGCAAGGATGTGGCTGtacctggtggccctgctggtgctgtaCATCCTGCGCCGATGGTACCGGGAGCGGCAGACGGTCAGTAACCTCCCGGACAAACACGTCTTCATCACGGGCTGCGACTCCGGCTTCGGGCACCTGCTGGCCAAGCAGCTGGACgggcgggggctgcgggtgctggcGGCGTGTCTGACGGAGCAGGGGgccgagcggctgcagcaggagacATCGGGGAGGCTGCAGACGGTGATCCTGGACGTGACCAAATCTGACAGCATTGCCGCAACTGCTGCTTGGgtgaaggggcaggtgggggaccgAGGTGAGGTGTGGCGCTGCCCTCTGCTCCATCCGGGGGGCTGGTTCTGGGCTGGTCCCCATCTAGCTgtggcctgcagcagctccatggCCCTGGCAGACatgggcagcagagctggtggggaTGGTCACATGCCCCCTTGCCTGCATCCCCGTGCCCTCCTAGCCCCCTGGGTCTCTGTGTCTGGAGGAAGCACTGACACGTCCCATGGGATGTGGGTTGGTTTAGGGAAACCTTCTGTTGACTCCTCCCAAAGCACCATTAGAGCAGGAGCGTTTGCTGGACCCCATAGAGAGTGCGAAGGTGAGAGCCAAGCACTGCTCTTAAACCTGGGACCGGGCTGGAGGGACGAGCCAGCCTGGCGCTCTCACGCTCTCCCCTCCacagggctctggggcctggtgAACAACGCCGGCAttgggggccctgcaggccccaaCGAATTTCTGAGCAAGGCCGACTTCGTCAGGGTGCTGGACGTGAACCTGGTGGGGCTGATCGAGGTGACGCTgagcctgctgcccctggtgcGCAGAGCCCAGGGCCGCGTCGTCAATGTGGCCAGTGTGATGGGCCGGCTGACTTTGTTCGGAGGGGGCTACGGCCCTGCCAAGTACGGTGTGGAGGCCTTCTCCGACAGCCTGAGGTACGTGGCCTGCATCCCCCATGGCCTGTGTCCTCTCCTGGGCCCACCAGCTAATGCCCCTCAAGCGGCTCACAAGGACGCACCCAGCCCCGCAGCCTCCAGGAAGCTGGGTGCTGGGGCCGTGTCTCAGCCCAAGGCCGTGCTTTCACCCGTGTTCACCCTGCCGGTTCCATTCCAGGCGCGAGCTCCGTGATTTCAGAGTCAAGGTCTCCATCATCGAGCCGGGCTGCTTCCAAACACCCATTGTAGATGTGCAGCGTGTCCAAAAGAGCCTGGAGCAGGTGTGGAGCTGTGCCTCTGCCAACGTCAAGGAGGCCTATGGGCAGCAGTACTTTGACTGCTGTGAGTCCATGGGGCAGATGCCTGGTGCCAGGGTGGGACGGGGATGGGGTAGAGGCTGGGACACTATGGGAGACAACTCATCGATCTGtagaggagtggggtgggaaaggacctctgcatctagtccaaccacctgcctgaagcaggatgaGCCCTGCCCAAGCCACCCGACAAACCCATTGTTCaacttcttagcaaaactaccGTCGCCCCTGACACAGTCCCAGGCTTCACACCTGGCCtggccacagggaaagcaggggactgTGGCCACCAACATCCTGCCAatgcaaaggttgttaatagacgctcaagagatcccaggtggaGGCTaaaccccctgctacagaggaaagcaaagcccccagtccataccaatctgaccaggagctaaaattccttcctgaccccaatgcCGCATCGGTTTAaccctgagtggaagggcaagaccctctagccaggaccctccggGGTGAGTCATGGCAGGGGAACTTGCCCAGTCCCGTCCTCACCCccaacctgggctgcagccagcaccgagtgcctttggggtggggggagagtgtTAAAAATGCCCTGGGACATGGAGCAGAAGCAGGGGGAGaattctctcccagccccatgcagcagccagcaaagcccagaagcctccaTAGCAAAATACAGGCATCGCTTCGCCTAaatcctccctgcccagcagctgcccagcttctccttgaacacctccagcgaTGGAGAGTCCCCTGCTGTCCCTACCATCTATCCCATGGCCTCCCTGCTCTGactgtgaggaagtttttccttccTAAACCTGCCACATTACAGCTGCAAGccatggggggttggggaggtgaGAGTAGGGCTCAGCCTGGGGGGATGAATTTCTGGCAGAGATCCCAGCCCCGCAGCGCAGAGCCCAGTCATGGCtttggcagcactgggctgcagcatcCGGGACCTGGCAGCTATCTCCCTGCCAAGGCCTAGCACGCAAGCAGCGTCTGGGCAGCGCAGGACACTGCAGGCAGATgtggcagccctgtgccctgcagccgaGCTTGTCTGCAAACCTGCTCAGCTGTGGGCACAGGTGTGGGGAGACCCCAAGCAAGGGCTGTCCCTGCTGGGGACCAGTcagccccccagggctgcagagtgGGGACGACGCAGCCGTGTGCATGGCGTCACCCTGCTCTGCCGGGACCAGAATCTCCCCAGGCTCTGGagagctggtgggggaggagggtccgGGGCCTGTCCTGGCCATTGCAATGGAGCCCAAATTGTCGCCAGGTCTCCCCTGGCCCTCGTGATACTAGttcctgtgccccagcctgcctgggctcctCACTGCCAGATTTCCCTCCATGCAGACATTGAGAAGTTCAAGGAGCTCCTTTTCACGGCCAACCCCAAGCTCCACTTGGTCACCGACGCCATGGAGCACGCGCTGACGGCCCGGCACCCCCGCACCCGCTACTCCTGCGGCTGGGACGCCAAGCTCTTCTACCTCCCCGTCTCCTACCTGCCAACCTCGTGGGCAGACTACCTGCTGACCCGCAGTATGCCCAAGCCTGCCCAGGGCATCTAGGCAGCGACGTTGCCAGAGCTGGAGCCGTGCCACCGAGATGCTCTATGTggatccccagcatcccagggcctGGCACGCGATGCTTAATGACTCTTTTCTAGCTTATATCTCACCACAGCGAGGGCTCAGCTCTGGAATGGAGTGAGCCCCAGATGGCAGCAGTCCACATTTCCAATCACGTAGCAGCCTACAAGCTTTCCAAGGGTGGTGAGTAGCGGTGGGGGGAGTGGTAGGTGTCCTCATCGTTCACTGTTGCacacctgggctggcaggaggtgtTGGAAGGAGCTGGGAGGTCCAGACATTGCGGGCTTCTTGTCTCCACATGGCAGCATCTTGTGGGCTTTGCTTAGTTATTAGTGGTCCAGCGGTATGCTGGAGAAGGGGGGGCCATTGGCAGGGCCAGAGCAGAAGCTGTTCTTGGTGTAATAAAGACGCGTTACCCACGCGGGGGACACTGCGTTTTCTCTGTTTAACACCATGGGAAGGCGAAAGGGGCCAGGCCCTTCGGTGCCCTGTCTCTGCATCCTGGGGGTGGGCGATGTGTGTCCTGCCCCTCTTGGCTCAGAGCTGCACGTGCCCCCACGCCCAGCGGGCGGGAACGTCAGGGCGCACACAGGGATCCCAGTAGGGTCTAGCACCTGTTCCCATCTCCGGTcgctgcctcagccccagggaGGGCCAAACAGAGCAGTTCCCTTCGAAGCCATGCCAACAAGAGGCTGGGACACGCTTGGCTTAGGGCTCCCTGTAGCAGATCGCAGCCTAGGCTAGGGTGCAAAGACAGCAGGACATGGCAGCACCCACCTCCCCgaaaggaggcagaggcagttgcTGTGGGGAGGAGCCCTGGGACCTCTCTGTCTTCATCCCGTCTCTGGGCCTCGACACAGATCCCTGGGGCTGCGAGCACGAGAAAACAACACAGCACTTCCCAGTCTCCTCACAAGGATGCACCAGCTCTGCAACCTCCGGGAAGCTGGGtgcctggggggctgtggccaggccctggctcagCCCAAGGCTGGGCTCCTGCCCCGCGTTCACCCTGCCAGTTCCAAAGCTCTGCAATGTCAGGGTCAAGGTCTTCATCCGTGAGCTGGGCGCTTCCCAAACATCAGTGCAGAAGCCAAGCACATCTGGAAGGGCCAGGAGCAGGTATGAAGCCGTGCCATCACCCAGGTCAAGGAGGCCATTGGGCAGCAGTTTTTTGACCACTTTGAGTCTGAGGGGCAGGTCCCCAGTGCAGGGGTGTGAACGTGATGGCCTTGGGGCAGGAACCCTGTGGGGGGACCTatgctggggcaggacagggaccaGCTTGGGGAATGGATTTATGGAGACCGCGCCTGGCCATACCAATGGGAGCTGTGCCAgtgtcccagcctgggctgggcaaCCTCTGcccatgcaaagtcctgcaaagtCCAGGGCTGTgttcatgctgccaccatgtgcacgcAGGCTGCATGGGATGGTGCAGCCGACCGTGtggcctcagctctgccctgcccaagcctcagcccagcccaggaggcCCAGCTGCTGTCCTGCCATTGTGAAGGTGCCCAGACTGATCCAGGGCTCCCCTCTCCCTCATGCTTCCTGTtctagcccagctgggctgctcacTGCCAGACTGTCCTCTGCACAGACCACAGGAACAACCGCTACCCCTGCCTGGTCATCAATGCCACAGAGCATGCACTGACGGCTTAGCACCCTCGAACCTGCTACTCCTGCAGGTGGGATGCCAAGCTCTTCTAGCTCACGCTGAGCTTCGTGGCCTCGTGGGTAGACCTCGGGCTGCCCTGTGCTCAGCTGaggcctgcccagggcagcttgGCAGCAAGTGAGCCATGAGccatgtggtggtggtgatgcCCTGGTTCGAATAGCAGTGTCTTAACAGGACCCGCTCTTCTGTAGCTGAAATCCAAGCACCGCTGGGGCTGCGCTCTGCAAGCGggccatgggcagcagcagcccacacttctgagcatgggcgactggtgcctcctgagcctgggggggcacctgcagaagttgttggtggtgtcagcagcggagctggtgagctcccgcaggtgctGGCGGTGGTGGTGGGAACAGCCCTATCAAGGGGCACCCGGAGACACTGGCATCAACGTTGGGGGTGGGGATGGCCATgttgggggggcacgtgcctccccatTATCCcctcctaccagtcacctatgcttcTGAGCACAGGACCTAGGAGTTTTACAATGGGCCATGGGGAGGGAATTGCACAGGTCCTTGTCTTTTGATGTTACACACCTTTGCCAGAAGAAGCGGGTGTTGGAAGAGCTGGGTGGCTAGGCACTCACCCTGGCCCTTGGCTCCACGCAGCAGCCTTGCTCATGACTCACACTCCAGCAAAGGGCAAGAGAAGCTGGCACAACGCTTGCAccatgtgggggatggggcagaggctgTTCTGGGTGTAACAAAGAAATAAAGGTGGCGGGTGAAAGACCAAACCCTGGGGACTCTacggaggggctggggcagggggttgcatgTTCTCTGGGAGACTCCATGCACAGACTTGTTAGGTCAGGTCGCTCTCCCTGCCAGTACATGTAGGGACATCCTGATGCATGGGCAATGCCAAAAAAGGCCACTTTCCTCAGCCACCGCCTTGGGCATTTTCCCAGGATGCCCAACCTGAGCCAGCTGGGGACACCCGTGCAGGGGCTGCTCCTTGGAGCTGGCAGCAACAGGCGCTTTTGGGGACAGGGTCCAAGGAAGTTTGTCTTCCAGGGACGAGGGGAGATCAGGCCTCCCCCCAGGCAGGTCTCATCCAGGCTGTGCTCTTGGAGGTCAGTGCTTACCTGCCCTGCAAGCAGCATTGCAGTTTCCAAGGCAGGCCAGGCTCAGACCTTCCTGGAAGGATGGGGCCTTGCTTTCAAGCTTCTAGTGCTGACAATGGGACAGTGCTCTAGTAACCGGTAGTGGCAGGCCTCTCTGCCCAAGGCTTTCCAGGTAATCCTCAGAGCCCTATGCTGGGTCCGTTCCGGTCCACATCTTTCCCACCAGGCAGCTCCCTTAGCTTTGAAGCCTGGAACAAGCACATGGGCAAGTTGGGCCAAAGCAGACATTGGCAGCCAGTACCTTCTCTGCCCAGTGGCCCTAGCTGGGTACCAGAGGTGGAGGAGAGGGCATGCTTCTCCCCAGGCTTATAACTGCACACGCCCCTGCTCTCACCAGGTGGGAATGAGCCGGGTCCTGCTGGGTCCAGCAGCTCTGCCCTTCTCTGCTGTTTGGCTCAGCAAAGGCCCCACAAAGCAAGTCCCTCCCACGCCCTGGGGCCAGCCGGACAAGTGAGAGGCCAGGACATCTTCTGGCTTTTCCCCTCTGTTGCAGAGGATAAATGGCCTGAGCCAAGATGCAAGGACAGGGGAATGTGTAGGAGGAAACCTGCGATCTGCCTCCCTCAGGCACAAATGTCAACACCAGGACACACATTTACATTTGTTCCTGAGTGTTGCCTCAGCTCTtctctccaccatctccattcccTCCTGACCCGGGGCACTTGTTCATTCTTCACGAGTCATCACAGCCCCGACTGGGACGATCCCCGGGACGGGACCCAAGTAGAAGGGTGCGGAGACCTGTGTGCAGCTAGGATTTCCCCTTCCACTTAGTCTGCCAAGTGCCTGGGAACGGGAGCCCTGCCGGGGGTCTCCAGGGCTGGGACACAGACTGCCAAGGGAAGGAACCGCCTGAGCTGGCCTGCCTGGGGGCCTCGCACTTGCCAGGATCTCCCAGCTGCCACCTCATCCTGCCACCTACAAGGATGTAAAGAAGCTGTTGGCTGGTCCCAAGGTGATCTGTATGTgtgagcacacatgtgcatgtgggaGTGCACGCACTATGCCTGCCTAGCACAGAGGTAAAGGAGACTCCACACCTCTGAGAAAACACAACCTCAGCTCAGGCATCTTTTATACTTTGGTGGCGGCACGTGGGAAGCTTTGCTCGGCTTgtgagtgccggggggggggggggaggtcccttCAGTTCATCCCAGgcaccagggctcagtcctgcccATCAACTCAGCCAAAGCCTGGAGGAGCCTGTGGGCACGTGTCTACCCATCTCCATGCTGAGTGGGTGGTAGCAGGGCCTGCCCGGACACAGATTTGCAGCTGGTAGCATAAGAGGGCTCACAAGCTGTCCTTGCCGTGGGCCTGAGATGTTCCTTGAACACAACTGGGCAGGACGCAGTGGGTCTGTCTCGGGGGGCATTTTGGAGCCGTACCAGAAATGTTCATGCTGAAACCAATGGAATCGAAACACAGACGATACCCATGGCAGGAATCCCGAACGTCATCCTCAAAAGCAGCAGTCAGCCCACCTCAGGGCCTGCTCAGCCAGCATCTCTGTCCACAGAGAACTCCTTAGAAAAGAAGAGGCCTTGTATTCAAGGACAAACACCTGGAAATGTGGCAGCGCTTGGCAGAGCCAGGTGTTCTTCCACGCACCCCTTGTCCTCTGGCTTCTGTGACTCACCCCAGAGCGGGCATCATTCAAGTCCGGGGTCTGTACCTCCCAGACGCCTGGGTTTGGGGAGCTCAGACGAAGGGAGATAAGAATGGGTCTGTCACTGAAACAATCCTGGAATTATCTTGTCTACAGGGAAAAGCCGCCCGCGAGGATGTGGGTgtacctggcagccctgctggCACTGTACTTCCTGCGCCGATGGTACCGGGAGCGG
This sequence is a window from Alligator mississippiensis isolate rAllMis1 chromosome 15, rAllMis1, whole genome shotgun sequence. Protein-coding genes within it:
- the LOC132245911 gene encoding 17-beta-hydroxysteroid dehydrogenase type 6-like isoform X1, whose amino-acid sequence is MWLYLVALLVLYILRRWYRERQTVSNLPDKHVFITGCDSGFGHLLAKQLDGRGLRVLAACLTEQGAERLQQETSGRLQTVILDVTKSDSIAATAAWVKGQVGDRGKPSVDSSQSTIRAGAFAGPHRECEGLWGLVNNAGIGGPAGPNEFLSKADFVRVLDVNLVGLIEVTLSLLPLVRRAQGRVVNVASVMGRLTLFGGGYGPAKYGVEAFSDSLRRELRDFRVKVSIIEPGCFQTPIVDVQRVQKSLEQVWSCASANVKEAYGQQYFDCYIEKFKELLFTANPKLHLVTDAMEHALTARHPRTRYSCGWDAKLFYLPVSYLPTSWADYLLTRSMPKPAQGI
- the LOC132245911 gene encoding 17-beta-hydroxysteroid dehydrogenase type 6-like isoform X2, translated to MWLYLVALLVLYILRRWYRERQTVSNLPDKHVFITGCDSGFGHLLAKQLDGRGLRVLAACLTEQGAERLQQETSGRLQTVILDVTKSDSIAATAAWVKGQVGDRGLWGLVNNAGIGGPAGPNEFLSKADFVRVLDVNLVGLIEVTLSLLPLVRRAQGRVVNVASVMGRLTLFGGGYGPAKYGVEAFSDSLRRELRDFRVKVSIIEPGCFQTPIVDVQRVQKSLEQVWSCASANVKEAYGQQYFDCYIEKFKELLFTANPKLHLVTDAMEHALTARHPRTRYSCGWDAKLFYLPVSYLPTSWADYLLTRSMPKPAQGI